AGGCTCAGCAGGATGTTTATCACCTACAATGTTCTCCGTGTTCACCGTCTCACTTTAGcacgttagcatgctgacatgaGCTAATcatcagtaaacacaaaatgcagctgaggctgatgcgAATGTCAGCAGTTCTGCTCGTGCTTGGTCAGAAACCAAGGTGTTGATTACTTTAAGATGTTGGCCTGACGGTGGCACGAGACGAacagtcagaggatcaccacTTGGTGAGTGTTCATCGTGAGGGGAACGTGAACATCTGAACAGCTGGTGAGCTGTTTCAGTCTGATGTTAGCATCTGTAGAGCCGCTAACaggctgaaacaaacagaaatgatgatgatgtgacttCATATCAACACTTTTCTCTGATTGAAACATTTGGTCACATAAAGATGTTCTCTGTAATCTTGAGTCTGGATGTTTGTCATTACGCTACAGTAAGTCAACTGATTCATGTTACAGGGCCCAGCGCGACCCCGATGTCCTCATGCTGGAGATTTAAATGTCTTCTGTCTTATTTAATCATGTTGCAACCTGTACACAACCACCGAACATGGTCTCAGTGATTCACCCTGATCATCCTCCCATTGTTTCATCTGTTGCCGTGGAAACCTGGACAGAGGATGTAGATTGTCAAGGCGACCATGTGGTGTCACTCTTGCCATCATCATGATTTTCTTCACCGTCTGACTGTGATGTCAGTGAacacctaaccctaaccccccgccctttaatgtgaaaaaaacaaaacaaagcccTGCCGTAATTTGAAAAGCCCTTAATGATCACatgaattaaagtttaaatgcTTAATTTCGTCGTGCATGTGAAATATTACAAATTCTAACTGCttatattttaagatttaatATAAAAACGTTCCTAGTGCCTAAGTTGAAAATCAAGgcctttttaaagatttaaatttCATAACAACATTTCCTATAAATCAACTGAACATCACCGACAGTCCTGCAGACAGACGGCCCACATAAAGCTACAGACGGTGACGTTCAGAGCGTTCCTGCAGGACAGACTGCAGCGGCCGATGGAGCCTTCAAGGTGACGTCCTCCCTTTCAgccaaactccattcaaaatTCTCGCACATCTAACTTTTACTGACaattagcaaaacaaaacacaacaacaacattgtgtttgtgtctgtgatagATGTTCCAGTCGGGGTACATCAGGCAGCGCGCACTTCAGGGACATGTCAACTTTCACTATCAGCTCGTCTGTCTGCCCCGCAGACCCGCGCTGCTAAAGGCCCTGCAGAGGGCGGCAGTGAGAGCGCTGAAATCCAATTATCACCTTAAAATATCGCTTATATGTGAGCGGAACGTCAGaggggttttttattttttatatttacatgatACTCTGAATTTTCATACATAATTATACCATACCATGACATTCGACAAATGACCACAGATAGTAAACCGAGCTCACCAAATTGTTCTCTCTATCGTTGTGGTCACTGGAGGGAATAGCATCTAACAGGCCGGGAGACAAAGATGGGAGGTCAGGTTGAGGGTTAAGTGCCCCGACAGGCAGACAGACcggcggacagacagacagacaggtggacagacagcCTACCTCCTCCAGGATGCTGACGgtgtttctgcagctctgaAGCCGGGTGGTGAAACTGGACGTGGTGGGGGAGTTGTAGTCCTCGGTGGTCTCCGACAGGAACTCGCATACTGAGATGTGATCCGTCATCGTTCACACCAGAGAGCCAGAAAAGCAGCGAGAAGTGGGAGTCTGGGCGGAGGTGACCCGCGGTGCGTTCAGGGACCTGCGGTGTGTGCAGATGTTTAAAAGCAGCTGGcctcagatcagatcagatgtcCTCTAATGGTCTCTCATCAGTCTGTCTCCTCCTGGTGAttcattcttttctctcctcctctgacctGCTGTCaagtcacacacagaaaaccacGTGACTCTGGTGCggactttcacaataaaagtctaCAAAGTAGTCCCGTATAGCAGTACTGGATGTTCAGCACAGGAAACTCCgggtcaaaaaaacaaacaaacaaacaaaaaaaaaaaccgaAAAAACAAAACGCTTCTGAGAAAGTAATGAAAGAATACATTCTAGACATAATGTAAGGCATTTCGTTAGATCAAATTTATTTACTTAAATGTAGCAATACAAGAGTCTAAAATATAACTTGAAgtgatcaaaataaaaatgtgaagtcCAAACATCATtctataatataataaaaacaataaacataatTAATTACTTTTTGCTCGCACTTAGATCTGTTCCCATTCAGATTTCTATAATTTGCTGTATTATACATTATTATGAATTACATATACAAGTTTACAAGGAGAAAATGGGTTATAGGTTatgtattaaaattaaatgattttattgaaCAAGGAAATTGAAGAAAACtataacttatttatttaaaaagattATTTGGTTACTTAAGAGGAAGGGAAACTATGGACAATAAATCATTCGTTCAATATGTTCATCTtattatttacataaataaatgaggagTCCCACAAGGTTCTGCACTGatataatgttgttgttgtgattattGTCTATTTTAGGTTAATATTTGACTATTattaaatttgtctttttgctgaTTCCCCTTCACACAACATTCCTTAACTTtagccttttattttgaaagaaagaaagtcaaatTCTGTGTAACTTGACACTGTCTCGGGATCAGCTGGCAAGCAACTAAAAGTGAAGTGCGCATGCGTGACACCGCAGGCTCATTAATGTCAGCTGACAAACACTTTAAAACTGCTCGTTAATAGAATtagaaagaaatagaaatttaaattaTCACAAGAACTATTCCAAACTGTTGCTTTCGCGGTAGCTTCAAtataataattcaaataaacaataagTAATAACACACATAGCTGTTTAAACcgacaaggaagaagaagaagagcaggtgGAGGCTAACTGTGATGTGGTTTTTGAGTTTGAGAGATTTCTTTtccagctaaaaacaaacaatgaagcCGTAGCTTGTCTGCAGTCTGAGGATGAAGGTCGGGAGCTGGAAAAGCACTGAGAGAGAACCTGGACAAGGATGAACCAGTTTATGATCACAGGACTGAAGTGGAGGTGGGAGGACCTCATATCGCAGCTGATGTCTCAGAGGAACCCGTACAGTCCAGCAGGTCTCAGAGGGCAATGATCATACTACAGCAGCGAGATGCGGCAAAGCACTGAACTCCGTCTGCCAAAATAAAGAACAGCAAAGCGCCACTGCTACGTCACTTCCGTCggaaccacagaagaagaaggaggagaagcaggaagtGTCGGAAGTGCAGTCAGAACATTAGCCTGCAGGCTAACGCTCTCTGATATGACGTTTCTAAGCTAAAAAGTAAGTTTGGAATTGACGCCGTTTGCAGCTTCATTAATGAAATGATAATAACTGACGCTAACTGCAATTAGCATGTAACTTAGCTGACTTTCTGTCCGACTGTGAGTGTAAATGctgttagcagttagctcagAGTTTTAGCACAGTATTAATCTGAATAGAGTTGATAATCGGCAGCTTGTGTCTGTCATGTTTTCAAAGTGGAGTGGTTTAAGGTACCGACTGACCGCTGGTCAGCTAATTAACCTTCAGCTCGGTCAGGTGAGCTGCAGCCACGCCTGCTCGTCCTTTAAACTGTAATGTTGCCGTTCGTCAGTTAGGCTGCAGAGGGTCCAGAAGCTCCTGATACGGCTTTACCACCAGACATGTTTGACCTGAAACAGACACTGAAGAAATATACACGTCtcattacataaaaaaacaaagttagttttATGTTTATCCGCTACGGATAGCgatcactttatttatttattaatctgtcGATCAGTCAGCCAGAGAAGTATAACATATCTTCAAACGTCTGAAACAGCCAGTTAATATGAGACAGTCAGCAATGCTACAGACTTTAGCGTCGCATTTTATTGGATCACGTTTATCTTCTACAATCAGTGAGTGTCAGCGTGTCGAAGCTGAGGAGCAGCATTCAATCACATCTGATCGGGATCAATGATGGAATCAGTTAAAAGAGGATTAATTCCtcaggagagaagagaaaaattcAACAGGTTTCAACACAAGTGTTCAGTCACTCGGTggtgacaagattttaaaccGCTTTCTTCATTCTCATTCATCCGGTCCAGGCAGATGGACGTCCATCTTGAtccggggtctgctctgaggtttctgccctctgaaagtcagtgtttcctctccactgtggccaagtgcttgctgaagggggaatgttgggtttctgtgttacagtttaattaaagagttagGTCTCGAgctgctctaactggaaagtgtcatgagataacttttgttgtgaactggcgcCATACAAGtcaactgaattgaactgaattgttaTCAATAATCATTTatgttgggggaaaaaatcaaATTCTTTGATCACCCATTAATCAGGTCATTTGTAGTTTCTGTAgcaatgtaaatgtgtgtgcagataACACAGACCTGACTACCCACAATGCTCTGCTGAACCTGGATTTATTATTCACAGGTTGAACGATGCTGATCATGAATGAATTAGTATAACTGAAGTCACAGTGGGTCAAATCCTGTAATGAAGAAGGTTTACAGGAAGTGGTTGGTCAGCTGACTGATGAagacatcaccatcatcacaatTTCAGCTCATATATGAGCTTCATGTAAAGCTCTGAAATGTCTGATCCCACCCCCTCTGTGCAGGTGTGCAACCTGTGTTGACCTCAGCAGGCGTTGCCGAGGGCGATGGCTCTGATCGAAGGCGTCGGAGACGAGGTGACGCTGCTGTTCggctctctgctgctcctcctcgtACTGCTGCTTGCCTGGATCTCCACCCGCACCTCCGAGCCACCAGAGCACCTGTTCGCCTCCACAGCAGGCCCCGCCCCCTCACTGAGGAGCAGCCCCACTCACCAAGACACACCCACCTCTTCCACCAACACCAGCTCTtcatcaccctcctcctcccaccactTGGGCTCTGTGAGTGACAGTTCTCAGACAGACGCTCTGCCTACCCACACCTCCACCcaagaggagaaaggaggaggggaggggggcgggaggggagaagcaggaggtggagatggtgtgaggagcaggggaggagaaggagaaggaggagcagcagagtctCCATCCTCTCAGAGGAACATGGTGGTCAGACTGAAGTTTCTGAACGACACGGAGAGAACAGCTCAGGTCAAACCGCAGGACACCGTCGGATATATCAAACGGTAACAGAGTACTACATACTGCTACAGCACTACTGCATTACTACTGCTACCTCAGGATAAACTCGCTGATATGAGTCACAGTAACTTGTACCACAACAGAAGGAACAAACCTTAGACTCAGCCTGTAGGGACAACATCAGTGAGAACCATTTGTattcagagggaaaaaaaacaaacatttttaaggaGCAAAAGTCATAAAAACTCACTgccttaaataaaataaaaaaatactacaaGTAACAGCAGtaatgttagtgtgtgtgtgtgtaaaacaggACAGACGGACAGCAGCTCTCTGTACGTCACACTGCTGGACTGATGTGAAAAGTGTCCAGACTTCAGCGGCAGAATGTTTTAAGGTGCATCAGTCGGGTTCACATGAGCTCAGAGAAGTCAGCGGCGTTTCGAGAACTTGTTCATATGACTCACTGTGTATAGTAGAGGCAGCAGGGTTCTGAGGTGTTCCTGAGCCCGTGTCCTAACATCTCTTATGCACCGTGTggtttttttaatgcagtgctgcTGAGGGGTCCAAGGTCCTTCAGTGCTGGTTTTCAGCTTGCCTCTTACATGCACAGATTTCTCTGGAGCTTTGAATGATATTATGGATTAGATTGTGAAATCCTAA
This portion of the Scatophagus argus isolate fScaArg1 chromosome 13, fScaArg1.pri, whole genome shotgun sequence genome encodes:
- the tmub1 gene encoding transmembrane and ubiquitin-like domain-containing protein 1, which produces MALIEGVGDEVTLLFGSLLLLLVLLLAWISTRTSEPPEHLFASTAGPAPSLRSSPTHQDTPTSSTNTSSSSPSSSHHLGSVSDSSQTDALPTHTSTQEEKGGGEGGGRGEAGGGDGVRSRGGEGEGGAAESPSSQRNMVVRLKFLNDTERTAQVKPQDTVGYIKRTYFAGQEQQVRLIYQGQLLQDDAQTLASLNLVHNCVLHCHISQHASRGSAGGPRPADQVQVALNVGSLMVPLLVLMLSVLWYCQIQYRQFFTAPATASLVGVTIFLSLVAFGVYRR